One stretch of Psilocybe cubensis strain MGC-MH-2018 chromosome 6, whole genome shotgun sequence DNA includes these proteins:
- a CDS encoding MRG/MORF4L-binding protein, with product MTVAMPGERADEHAFLSSVEGEISFFRSIMRARPVGIHRYFHVLAIRNAILKETGRSVHVETIWEKLRECYDLDALDAIDIEAQGYLSGKSNSSPVSIRSPSPSENLAAHPFFREEFSLPYEEFEPIIAQRRLRSTASLPSTPATSPAPMSIPTAATAAPSPRASASTSGNKRGAGRKRGTKSARSKLNLAGLVGGDSDSSALTLESGDEGGAPETPRESVVTGTDAGTEYAEDEDTEMREPSPAAEASPKPTRGRPPKAGRRGRAGAPRGAPSTRGAKKRKR from the exons ATGACAGTCGCCATGCCTGGGGAACGAGCGGACGAGCATGCATTTCTCAGCTCCGTCGAGGGCGAGATTTCCTTCTTCCGTTCCATCATGCGCGCCCGCCCCGTCGGTATACACCGCTACTTCCACGTTCTCGCCATACGCAATGCCATTCTCAAGGAAACAGGTCGCTCGGTCCATGTAGAAACTATCTGGGAGAAGCTGCGCGAGTGCTACGACCTCGACGCGTTGGATGCTATC GACATCGAAGCGCAGGGGTACCTCTCGGGCAAATCCAATTCATCACCTGTCTCAATCCGATCACCATCCCCATCCGAGAACCTCGCCGCGCACCCGTTCTTCCGCGAAGAGTTCTCGCTGCCGTACGAAGAGTTTGAGCCTATTATTGCGCAGCGTCGCCTGCGCTCTACCGCGTCTCTACCCTCGACCCCCGCGACCTCCCCGGCTCCTATGTCTATACCCACTGCGGCCACGGCCGCGCCTAGTCCACGTGCATCCGCGTCAACGTCTGGCAACAAACGCGGGGCGGGGCGGAAGCGCGGAACAAAGAGCGCGCGGAGCAAACTGAATCTTGCGGGGCTCGTGGGTGGAGACAGCGATAGCAGCGCGCTGACGCTGGAGAGCGGGGACGAGGGAGGCGCGCCGGAGACGCCGAGGGAGAGTGTGGTCACTGGCACGGATGCTGGGACAGAATATGCGGAAGATGAGGACACGGAGATGCGCGAACCATCACCTG CGGCAGAGGCATCGCCAAAGCCAACGCGTGGACGACCACCAAAAGCTGGGCGAAGAGGGCGTGCAGGCGCACCGCGGGGTGCGCCTTCGACGCGCGgggcgaagaagaggaaacgTTGA